A region from the Pseudonocardia petroleophila genome encodes:
- a CDS encoding cytochrome P450 — MTQAPPVPPLHMRRDRFDPAAELTEVREGDGIRRVESMFGVPAWLIARHDDVREVLGDATRFSNAGGLALRMPGDTRSEQEKRRAMAGQMLAADPPDHTRLRRFLTPEFTVRRMKRLEPRIVEIVDEHLDAMEAAGSPADLVPSFALPIPSLVICELLGVPYADRAEFQHRTGRQLDLSIPMDERIALQRESRAYMDRLVAGAKADPGEDVLGMLVREHGEEMSDDELAGIASLLLVAGHETTSNMLGLGTLALLRHPDQLAQVRDDPSVVDAAVEELMRWLSIVHTGVARTTTTEVQLAGRTIPAGELVLCALPAANRDPAHVEDPDVLEVSRGAMGHLAFGHGVHHCLGAPLARMEMRIAFPALLRRFPDLAVAVPIEDVAFRAFHFVYGLHSLPVTW; from the coding sequence ATGACCCAGGCACCACCCGTTCCGCCGCTGCACATGCGGCGCGACCGCTTCGATCCCGCCGCCGAGCTGACGGAGGTCCGCGAGGGGGACGGGATCCGGCGCGTCGAGTCGATGTTCGGCGTGCCCGCGTGGCTGATCGCGCGCCACGACGACGTGCGCGAGGTGCTCGGCGACGCCACCCGCTTCAGCAACGCCGGTGGCCTCGCCCTGCGCATGCCGGGAGACACCCGCTCCGAGCAGGAGAAGCGCCGGGCGATGGCCGGGCAGATGCTCGCCGCCGACCCGCCCGACCACACGCGGCTGCGGCGGTTCCTCACCCCGGAGTTCACGGTGCGCCGGATGAAGCGGCTGGAGCCGCGGATCGTCGAGATCGTCGACGAGCACCTCGACGCGATGGAGGCGGCCGGCAGCCCGGCCGACCTCGTGCCGTCCTTCGCGCTGCCGATCCCGTCGCTGGTGATCTGCGAGCTGCTCGGCGTGCCCTACGCCGACCGCGCCGAGTTCCAGCACCGGACCGGCCGCCAGCTCGACCTCTCCATCCCGATGGACGAGCGGATCGCGCTGCAGCGGGAGAGCCGCGCGTACATGGACCGGCTGGTCGCGGGGGCCAAGGCCGACCCGGGCGAGGACGTGCTCGGGATGCTGGTGCGCGAGCACGGCGAGGAGATGAGCGACGACGAGCTCGCCGGCATCGCGTCGCTGCTGCTCGTCGCCGGGCACGAGACGACGTCGAACATGCTGGGGCTGGGCACGCTCGCGCTGCTGCGCCACCCCGACCAGCTCGCGCAGGTCCGCGACGACCCCTCCGTCGTCGACGCCGCGGTCGAGGAGCTCATGCGCTGGCTCTCGATCGTGCACACCGGCGTCGCGCGGACGACGACGACCGAGGTCCAGCTCGCGGGCCGGACGATCCCGGCGGGGGAGCTGGTCCTGTGCGCCCTGCCCGCCGCGAACCGCGACCCGGCCCACGTCGAGGACCCCGACGTGCTCGAGGTGTCCCGCGGCGCGATGGGCCACCTCGCGTTCGGCCACGGCGTGCACCACTGCCTGGGCGCGCCGCTGGCGCGGATGGAGATGCGGATCGCGTTCCCCGCGCTGCTGCGCCGGTTCCCCGACCTCGCGGTCGCGGTGCCGATCGAGGACGTCGCGTTCCGCGCGTTCCACTTCGTCTACGGGCTGCACTCGCTGCCCGTCACCTGGTGA
- a CDS encoding alpha/beta hydrolase produces the protein MPTFHHDLRLGRFIPPLSFGPRTVALARRLPVRTPPAPDDVEISDVTAPGVSLRLHRPRSLRGTAPALLWSHGGGYLVGSPEQDEAGSVAFACELGITVAAIRYRLAPEHPAPAAVEDAHAALRWLADQPGVDPERIAIGGASAGGGLTAALAQCAHDRAAVRPAFQLLVYPMLDDRTVLRTDVDTRGVRVWTPRSNRYGWTSYLGREPGSADVPPYAAPARRSDLAGLPPAWIGVGTLDLFHDEDLAYADRLEAAGVPCERHVVPGAFHGFDALFADRPVARAFRAEQVRVLRAALFT, from the coding sequence GTGCCCACCTTCCACCACGACCTGAGGCTCGGGCGGTTCATCCCGCCCCTGTCCTTCGGCCCCCGCACCGTCGCGCTCGCCCGGCGGCTTCCTGTGCGCACGCCGCCCGCCCCGGACGACGTCGAGATCTCCGACGTCACCGCGCCCGGGGTGTCGCTGCGGCTCCACCGGCCCCGCTCGCTGCGGGGAACCGCGCCCGCGCTGCTGTGGAGCCACGGCGGCGGGTACCTCGTCGGGTCGCCCGAGCAGGACGAGGCCGGCAGCGTCGCGTTCGCCTGCGAGCTCGGGATCACCGTCGCCGCGATCCGCTACCGCCTGGCCCCGGAGCACCCGGCGCCCGCGGCGGTGGAGGACGCCCACGCCGCGCTGCGGTGGCTGGCGGACCAGCCGGGCGTCGACCCGGAGCGGATCGCGATCGGCGGGGCCAGCGCGGGCGGCGGGCTCACGGCGGCGCTCGCGCAGTGCGCCCACGACCGCGCGGCGGTCCGGCCGGCGTTCCAGCTGCTCGTCTACCCGATGCTCGACGACCGCACCGTGCTGCGCACCGACGTCGACACGCGCGGCGTGCGCGTGTGGACCCCGCGCAGCAACCGCTACGGCTGGACGTCCTACCTCGGACGGGAGCCCGGCTCGGCCGACGTGCCGCCGTACGCGGCCCCGGCCCGCCGCTCCGACCTGGCCGGGCTGCCGCCCGCCTGGATCGGCGTGGGGACGCTCGACCTGTTCCACGACGAGGACCTCGCGTACGCGGACCGGCTGGAGGCGGCGGGGGTGCCGTGCGAGCGGCACGTCGTCCCCGGCGCGTTCCACGGGTTCGACGCGCTGTTCGCGGACCGTCCGGTGGCGCGGGCGTTCCGGGCGGAGCAGGTGCGCGTGCTCCGGGCGGCGCTGTTCACGTAG
- a CDS encoding thiolase family protein, whose protein sequence is MRDAVIVEAVRTPVGKRNGGLSGVHPVDLSAHALRSLAERSGVDPSVVDDVIWGCVSQIGEQTFDIARTAVLAAGWPETVTGVTVDRQCGSSQQSVHFAAAGLVAGQYDVVVAGGVESMSRVPMGSSLNGADPYGADFAARYDGARPNQGVGAEMIAERWGLSRTQLDEYSIASHEKAAAAQDEGRFDGQIAPVAGVAKDEGIRRGGTVEGLAGLKTVFRPEGGTITAGNSSQISDGSAALLMTTSEKARELGLTPIARVHTAVLAGADPVIMLTAPIPATQKALAKSGLSIDEIGAFEVNEAFAPVPLAWLADIGADAKALNPNGGAIALGHPLGGSGARLMTTLVHHMRDNGIRYGLQTMCEGGGQANATILELL, encoded by the coding sequence CGCGCTCCGCAGCCTGGCCGAGCGCAGCGGCGTCGACCCGTCGGTGGTCGACGACGTGATCTGGGGCTGCGTCAGCCAGATCGGCGAGCAGACCTTCGACATCGCGCGCACCGCCGTGCTCGCGGCGGGCTGGCCCGAGACGGTCACCGGTGTCACCGTCGACCGCCAGTGCGGGTCGAGCCAGCAGTCGGTGCACTTCGCCGCGGCCGGGCTGGTCGCGGGCCAGTACGACGTGGTCGTCGCCGGCGGCGTCGAGTCGATGAGCCGGGTGCCGATGGGGTCCTCGCTGAACGGGGCCGACCCGTACGGCGCCGACTTCGCCGCCCGCTACGACGGTGCGCGGCCCAACCAGGGCGTCGGGGCCGAGATGATCGCCGAGCGCTGGGGCCTGTCCCGGACCCAGCTCGACGAGTACTCGATCGCCAGCCACGAGAAGGCCGCGGCGGCGCAGGACGAGGGCCGCTTCGACGGCCAGATCGCGCCGGTCGCCGGCGTCGCGAAGGACGAGGGCATCCGCCGCGGCGGCACCGTCGAGGGCCTGGCCGGGCTCAAGACCGTGTTCAGGCCGGAGGGCGGCACGATCACCGCGGGCAACAGCTCGCAGATCTCCGACGGCTCCGCGGCCCTGCTCATGACGACCAGCGAGAAGGCCCGCGAGCTGGGCCTGACGCCGATCGCGCGCGTGCACACCGCCGTCCTCGCCGGCGCCGACCCGGTGATCATGCTGACCGCGCCGATCCCGGCGACGCAGAAGGCGCTGGCGAAGTCCGGCCTGTCGATCGACGAGATCGGCGCGTTCGAGGTGAACGAGGCGTTCGCCCCCGTGCCGCTGGCCTGGCTCGCCGACATCGGCGCCGACGCCAAGGCCCTCAACCCCAACGGCGGCGCGATCGCGCTGGGCCACCCGCTCGGCGGCTCCGGTGCCCGGCTGATGACCACGCTCGTGCACCACATGCGCGACAACGGCATCCGCTACGGCCTGCAGACCATGTGCGAGGGCGGCGGCCAGGCCAACGCCACCATCCTCGAGCTGCTCTGA